In Actinomycetota bacterium, one DNA window encodes the following:
- a CDS encoding MMPL family transporter has translation GLAVAVLIDATLVRTILVPAVMRLVGRWNWWMPAWLDRWLPRIALESSEEDRPAPRTREPAGI, from the coding sequence GGCCTGGCCGTGGCCGTGCTGATCGACGCCACCCTGGTCAGGACGATCCTGGTGCCGGCCGTGATGCGGCTGGTCGGGCGCTGGAACTGGTGGATGCCGGCCTGGCTCGACCGCTGGCTCCCGCGGATCGCCCTTGAGAGCTCGGAGGAGGACCGACCGGCCCCCCGGACTCGGGAGCCAGCCGGC